The sequence below is a genomic window from Longimicrobiaceae bacterium.
CGCGGTGGGCGACTGGCGCGACCGCGGCGCCGACTGGGTCCTGGCCGGCGAGGTGGTCCCGCAGGGGAGCGGGCTGGCGCTGCGCCTCGCGCTCCTGGACGCGGTGTACGGGCAGGTGAAGGGGGAGCGCACCTTCGCCATCCCTCGCCCCGCCGACCGGGGCTTCCGCATGGCGGTGCACGCCGCCGCGGACGAGGTGGTCCGCTGGGCCACCGGCGAGCCCGGGGTGGCCGCGTCGCGGATCGCCTTCGTGCTGCAGGGGCGCGGCTCCAAGGAGATCTACATGGTCGACTGGGACGGCGAGAACGTGCAGCGGGTGACGAGCGACGGCTCCATCGCCCTGTCGCCGGCGTGGTCGCCGGACGGCGCGCGGCTCGCCTACACGTCGTTCCGCAGCGGGATCCCGGCGCTCTACGAGCGCACCCTGTCCACCGGCGAGGACCGGACCGTCTCGCGGCGCGACGGGCTGAACATCACCCCGGCGTACTCCCCGGACGGGCGGACGCTGGCCTTCGCCGCGACGGTGGACGGCAACACGGAGGTGGCGACCGTGGACGGGAGCGGCCGCTTCGAGGCGCTCACCCGCGGGCGCCGCTTCGACTCGCTCTCGCCCACCTTCTCCCCGGACGGGTCGCGGATCGCCTTCGTCTCCAACCGGCTGGGCGAGCCGCACATCTACGTGATGTCGCGCGGCGGGGAGCCGCGCGTGGTGTCCGAGTACCGCTACGGCGGCTCCGGGTACAACACCTCGCCGGACTGGTCGCCGCGGGGGAACGCCATCGCGTACCACACGCGCATCGGCGGCTCGCCGCAGCTCGCCGTGGTGGACGCCGCCGGGGGCCGCCCCCGCGTGCTCACCAACCGCGGCCGCAACGAGGACCCGAGCTGGGCCCCGGACGGACGGCACCTGGTCTTCGCCTCCGACCGCGACGGCGGGGGCCTCTTCGTGATCGACGCCGTGAGCGGCCGCACCCGCCCGCTCCTGCGCGGGCGCGGCTACGGCCTCCCGGACTGGTCCCCGGTGCTGTACCGGGTCCCGTCCGCTCCGGCTGCACCTTCCCCCGGCCGCTAACGGCCGAACGCGCGCCGCGCCCGCGGCGCAATCCCGCACTCCGCCCGTCAGAGAGGAAAGCCAGATGAAGCTCCGCCACGCCGCCCTCGTCGCGCTCGCCGCCCTCACGCTGGTCGGCTGCAAGAAGCGCAGCCCCGCCGCGGGCCCCGCCACGGACCCCGTGGTGGCCGGCGACGCCCGCGCCGACTCCATCGCCCTCGCGGAACGGCTTCGCCGGGACCGCGCCCGTGCGGACTCGATGGCCGCGGCGGAGCGCGAGATGGCCCGGGTGCGCGAGGCGCTCTCGGAGATGGTGTTCTTCGAGTACGACAGCTTCGACCTCACCCCGGAGGCGCAGGAGCGGCTCCGCAACAAGGCCGAGATCATGCGCTCGGTGCCGTCGGTGGCGCTCCGCATCGAGGGGCACGCGGACCAGCGCGGCTCCACGGAGTACAACCTGGCGCTGGGGCAGCGCCGCGCGGAGGCGGTGCGCACCTTCCTGGAAGGGTACGGGATCGACTCCGGCCGCTTCTCCACGATCAGCTACGGCAAGGAGCGCCCGCTGGTGGAGGGGGGCGACGAGGGCTCCTTCGCGCGGAACCGGCGCGCGGAGTTCGTCGTCCTGGGGGGCGGCGGCCGATGAAGGCGCGCCTCCTGGCCGCGCTCTTGCTGGCGCCGCTCCTGGGGGCGTGCGCCACCAAGCGCGACGTCCGTGACCTGCGCGACGAGATGGCGGCCATGCGGGCGGCGCAGGACAGCGCCTTCCGGGAGATGCAGCGGCAGAACCGGGCGATGCTGGACTCGCTGAACAGCCAGAACCAGCGGCTGCGGGGCGACATCTCCAACCGCTTCCTGCAGGTGGACCGCCAGCTCGTGCAGATCCAGGAGCTGACCGGCCAGGGGCAGCAGCGCCTGGCTGAGCTGCGCGAGCAGATCAACACCCGCGCGCAGCAGGAGGCGGCCCGCCCCGCCGAGGGCACCACCCCGGCGGCCGGCGGCACAGCCCCGGCGGACGCGAGCGCCGACGAGCTGTACAACACCGCGCTGGCCGCCCTGCGCCGCGGCTCGCTGCAGACGGCGCGCGCCGGGTTCCAGGAGTTCCTCCGCGCCTACCCGAGCCACGCCCTGGCCCCGGACGCCCTCTTCTACGTGGGCGAGACGTACAACGAGGCCAAGGACGTGCAGAACGCCCTGACCACCTACGCCCAGGTGGTGCAGCGCTTCCCGGCGTCGAGCAAGGCGCCCACGGCGCTGTACCGGGCGGGGACCATCGAGGCGGGGCGGGGGAACCGCACCGAGGCGCGGGCGCTGTTCAACCGCGTCGTGCAGTCGTACGCCCGCTCGCCCGAGGCGACGCTCGCGCGCGACCAGCTCCAGAAGCTCGGCCGGTCGTAAGGACGTAGGCGGCAGCAGATTACGGGGTGGGATCGCCGGTTGCGTCGGCCGTCCCGCCCCGTCTCGTTCTCGTCGGCACTGGCGCGCGGCTCACAACGGCAGGACGCACGCAGAGGAAGCAGGGGAAGCAGAGGAACAGCGAGAGAGCAGTCCTCCGTTTCCTCTGCTTCCTCTGCGTGAGCCTATGCTGTTCCGCACTTCCCCCTCCCCGCAACACCGAACAGGCCCCGGTGTACAACGCCGCACGCGCTGTC
It includes:
- a CDS encoding OmpA family protein, whose translation is MKLRHAALVALAALTLVGCKKRSPAAGPATDPVVAGDARADSIALAERLRRDRARADSMAAAEREMARVREALSEMVFFEYDSFDLTPEAQERLRNKAEIMRSVPSVALRIEGHADQRGSTEYNLALGQRRAEAVRTFLEGYGIDSGRFSTISYGKERPLVEGGDEGSFARNRRAEFVVLGGGGR
- the ybgF gene encoding tol-pal system protein YbgF, with translation MKARLLAALLLAPLLGACATKRDVRDLRDEMAAMRAAQDSAFREMQRQNRAMLDSLNSQNQRLRGDISNRFLQVDRQLVQIQELTGQGQQRLAELREQINTRAQQEAARPAEGTTPAAGGTAPADASADELYNTALAALRRGSLQTARAGFQEFLRAYPSHALAPDALFYVGETYNEAKDVQNALTTYAQVVQRFPASSKAPTALYRAGTIEAGRGNRTEARALFNRVVQSYARSPEATLARDQLQKLGRS